One window from the genome of Nomascus leucogenys isolate Asia chromosome 12, Asia_NLE_v1, whole genome shotgun sequence encodes:
- the DUSP12 gene encoding dual specificity protein phosphatase 12 — translation MLDAPGPSHGCELGNPSASRVSCAGQMLEVQPGLYLGGAAAVAEPDHLREAGITAVLTVDSEEPSFKAGPGVEGLWHLFVPALDKPETDLLSHLDRCVAFIGQARAEGRAVLVHCHAGVSRSVAIITAFLMKTDQLPFEKAYEKLQILKPEAKMNEGFEWQLKLYQAMGCEVDTSSAIYKQYRLQKVTEKYPELQNLPQELFAVDPTTISQGLKDEVLYKCRKCRRSLFRSSSILDHHEGSGPIAFAHKRMTPSFMLTTGRQAQCTSYFIEPVQWMESALLGVMDGQLLCPKCSAKLGSFNWYGEQCSCGRWITPAFQIHKNRVDEMKILPVFGSQTRKI, via the exons ATGTTGGACGCTCCGGGCCCGAGTCATGGCTGCGAGCTCGGCAACCCCAGCGCCAGCAGAGTCAGCTGCGCCGGGCAGATGCTGGAAGTGCAGCCAGGATTGTATCTCGGTGGGGCCGCGGCCGTCGCGGAGCCAGACCACTTGAGGGAAGCGGGCATCACGGCCGTGCTAACAGTGGACTCGGAGGAGCCCAGCTTCAAGGCGGGGCCTGGGGTCGAGGGTCTATGGCACCTCTTCGTGCCGGCGCTGGACAAACCCGAGACGGACCTGCTCAGCCATCTGGACCGGTGCGTGGCCTTCATCGGTCAGGCCCGCGCTGAGGGCCGTGCGGTGTTGGTGCACTG TCATGCAGGAGTCAGTCGAAGTGTGGCCATAATAACTGCTTTTCTCATGAAGACTGACCAGCTTCCCTTTGAAAAAGCCTATGAAAAGCTCCAGATTCTCAAACCAGAGGCTAA GATGAATGAGGGGTTTGAGTGGCAACTGAAATTATACCAGGCAATGGGATGTGAAGTGGATACCTCTAGTGCAATTTATAAGCAATATCGTTTACAAAAGGTTACAGAGAAGTATCCAG AATTGCAGAATTTACCTCAAGAACTCTTTGCTGTTGACCCAACCACCATTTCACAAGGATTGAAAGATGAGGTTCTCTACAAGTGTAGAAAGTGcag GCGATCATTATTTCGAAGTTCTAGTATTCTGGATCACCATGAAGGAAGTGGACCTATAGCCTTTGCCCACAAGAGAATGACACCATCTTTCATGCTTACCACAGGGAGGCAAGCTCAATGTACATCTTATTTCATTGAACCTGTACAGTGGATGGAATCTGCTTTGTTGGGAGTGATGGATGGACAG CTTCTTTGCCCAAAATGCAGTGCCAAGTTGGGTTCCTTCAACTGGTATGGTGAACAGTGCTCTTGTGGTAGGTGGATAACACCTGCTTTTCAAATACATAAGAATAGAGtggatgaaatgaaaatattgccTGTTTTCGGAtcacaaacaagaaaaatatga